One region of Kogia breviceps isolate mKogBre1 chromosome 17, mKogBre1 haplotype 1, whole genome shotgun sequence genomic DNA includes:
- the NDUFB9 gene encoding NADH dehydrogenase [ubiquinone] 1 beta subcomplex subunit 9, with product MAFSAPAAYLTHQQKVLRLYKRALRHLESWCIHRDKYRYFACLMRARFDEHKNEKDMVKATQLLREAEEEFWHCQHPQPYIFPESPGGTSYERYECYKVPEWCLDDWHPSEKAMYPDYFAKREQWKKLRRESWEREVKQLQEETPLGGPRTEALPPARKDGDLPPLWWHVVTRPREQPM from the exons ATGGCGTTCTCGGCGCCGGCTGCCTACCTGACCCACCAGCAGAAGGTGCTGCGGCTTTATAAGCGGGCGCTGCGCCACCTGGAGTCGTGGTGCATCCACAG GGACAAATACCGGTACTTTGCTTGTTTGATGAGAGCTCGGTTTGatgaacacaaaaatgaaaaggacATGGTGAAGGCCACCCAGCTGCtgagggaggcagaggaagagtTCTGGCACTGTCAGCATCCTCAGCCATACATCTTCCCTGAGTCTCCTGGAGGTACCTCCTATGAGAGATACGAGTGTTACAAG GTTCCCGAGTGGTGCTTAGATGACTGGCATCCTTCCGAGAAGGCAATGTATCCTGATTACTTTGCCAAGAGAGAGCAGTGGAAGAAACTGCGGAGAGAAAGCTGGGAGCGAGAG GTTAAGCAGCTGCAGGAGGAAACTCCGCTTGGTGGTCCCAGAACTGAAGCTTTGCCCCCAGCCCGAAAGGATGGTGATTTGCCCCCACTGTGGTGGCATGTTGTGACCAGGCCCCGGGAGCAGCCCAtgtag